A segment of the Lycium ferocissimum isolate CSIRO_LF1 chromosome 10, AGI_CSIRO_Lferr_CH_V1, whole genome shotgun sequence genome:
ACAGGTGAAAAAGTTTCACTTTAGTCTAGTCCCTCTCTCTAAATATCTCCCCTGACCACAAACCTGAGTTTTAGTCTTTCAACACTACTATATGACAAATGTTTAATTTTATAAACCTACTTACAAGGCAAAGCTTTCTTGCCATGGGGTAATCAACTACATCCCATGTGCGATTGTCTTGTAAAGCTCTTATCTCGGAATTCATAGCTTGTTGCCAGTCTGGGCGCTATGAAGCTTGGTTAAAACTAGTTGGTTCGCTAAGATTAGAAAGAGATTGAAGAACAGATTGATTATTGCGGGatagagaagaaaaagaatatgcAGTAGGTTGTTTAGGTTGGGTGAAACAAGCTTCGTTCAAATCAGTTAACACTATGCTGTTACAAATGTAATCATTGAGATATATTGGTTGTTGAGTGACTCTGTTTGTTATTCTAGGTGGAACTTATGGTGCAGGGTCAGGTTGAGGAATAGGTGGTAAGATAGGCTCATCAACATTTGGTATGTGAACATTTGGAGTGGTGGTTGTACTTGAGGAAGAAGGATCAGAAGATGAATCATGACTAAGACTGGGAAAATCTGAACTAGGAATGGATGGCATATCTGAATTGTGGtctgatgatgatgattgagAATTAGGATTAGAGAGAGGTGAACTAGGAATAAATGGCACATTTAAGGAAAAACTGGATTCTGGAGGATATGGTTGGTTAGAATCTGAAGAGTTAGACATGGAAGGAAAAATAGGCATAGGAGAGGACTTAAGTGTTGCACAAGGATAATGTGATTCATGGAACTGTACATCTCTAGATATCACAATTTTCTTTGTATCTAGTTCAAGCAATTTGTATCCTTTTTGCTGTATAGGATATCCCAACAATACACATGCCTTTGCCCTAGGTTCAAATTTGTTTCTCCCTTGTGCCAAAGTGGATGCATAGCACAGGCAACCAAAATTCCTCAAATGATCATAGTTAGGTTGTTGTTGATAGAGTACTTCATATGGTGTTCTTCGTTTAGGGACAATGGAGGGTAATCTGTTGATGATGTGAGTTGCAGTAAGGATGCATTCTCCTCAATAACACTTTGGCACATTAGATTGAAACATAAGACCCTTTGCAATCTCCAAAAGATGTCTATGCtttctttcaacaattccattctGTTGAAGGGTAGCAACACAAGACAGTTGTTGTGTGATGCCATGAGAGGCAAGGTAAGCATGTGTCAATATGTATCAGGTCAAATATCTGCTTACTTTTGATAGTGCTAGTTGGAAGAGGCAATCTGGTTTGCTTGGCTctaggacatatatcacaaataaaattagaatttgATTGATATTGAATGAATTTCAAATGCTTCATTGCTGAAATTGGGAGATGTCCCAGTCTTACATCCCAAAGCATTACATTAGGAATAACATTAACTTGCATAGAAGTAGAAACAGTAACAAACTCAGGTTTAGAATTGCCTCTTTTTGGAATAGTAAATACATTTTCAACAAACAAACACCTAGACTTAAAATTACTGGGTTCCAACATATATAGTCCTTCCCTAACTTCACCAAAAGCTTGTGGATTCCTCATTAAATGTTTCCTGCAATAGATATCCTCTCAATAAATAGGACATCACACTTGATTTGAACACAGAATTTATGCATAGATAATAAGTTGTACTTAAAATCTGGGACATGAAGGACATTTAATAGGATAAGACCAGGCAGAATGGAGATACTCCCTATGTGAGTAACACTTACCTTGAAAGAGCTAAGTAAACTAATGTTCAAAGGCACAGGGAGAGGAAATAAAGACATATAAGAATTAAGGTCAAAACACACATGTTCTGAAGCATCTGAATCTATGATCCAGGTGTCTGATTTTAGGCTACTAAACACAGATCCTGAGTATTTAAGAATGGTACCAGCTATTGCATTTGCATTGATTTCTGATCCTCCTGTTTGTGCCATCTTAGCCTGCTTATACATTTGCATCATTTCTGCAACTTGTTCCTTGCtgaattattttccaaggttgTTGTTCATTTCCATGCTTTGTCCTGCATTGTTCTCTCCATCATTATGTGTTATTCCGGCATTTGCCTTAGTTGGGGTTTGAAAATTCTGCTGTTAGTGAACTCAAAATCACTTGGAAACCCATGCATTCTATGACAGTCATCCTCAATGTGTCCTACTTTCCCACAGTAGATGCATGACACATTTGGATTGAACTTCTTCTTTCCTCTAAACTTCTGTTGTTTGTTGAATCTCTGAGGTGGATTACTGAACCTCTGAGATGTGTTTCCTCCTTGTGGTGGTTAATTTTTAAATCTCTGATTGTTCTTTCCTTGTCCTGTAGCCATAAAAGCTGTAAACTCAGCTAGAAGTTGGTCATTAGTTTGTTTAGTTTGTCCAGAAACCATGAAAGATGTAGAATCAGATGCTAAGTGTGCATTAACATATATTTCTCTCTAATTTTCATCCTGCAAAAGGAGTGAATATGTAGTGTCCATGTTAGGTAAAGGGTTCATCATATGTATGTTTCCTCTTGCTTGTGCATAGACACCATTTAGTCCCATTAGAAATTGCATCAGTCTTTGATCCTGTAGAAATTTAGTTAGTTTATCCTTCCCTTCACACACAGAGACACATGAACAACATACAATTACATTTATAGCATCTAATTCGTCCCACAATTTCTTAAGTTTAGTGAAATATCCAGCAATGTCACAGTTTCCTTGAACTAGACCTGATAATTCCTTTCGTAGTTTTTGGCTTCATTTGACTTGCCAAATCTCTTTTCTAAACTGTCCCATAACTCCTtagctgttttggaagatattACACTATTTGCAATTTCTTTTGATAATGCATTTGATATCCAACAAATAACCATGTCATTCACACAACTCTACTGCTCATAATCTGCAAATTTCAGATCTGGAGACTTACAAGCTCCATTGATGAAACCAAGCTTTTTCTTGGATGATAATGACAAGAGGACAGATCTCCTCCAACCTAGATAATCTCTGTCGTCAAAGACTGAGTTCACTAAGGTCATTCCTGGTGAATTTGAGTTACTAAGGTGATAAGGATGATTGTTGTCATAGGTGATTGATTTCTCAGCACTGCTTGCCTCAGTTTGTGTTGTTTGAGACATGATGTATTACTGAAAATTTGTAGGAGgtgattttgatattttgatgtATGATTTGGATGGAGCTTAgtattgctctgataccatgaaagAATTAATTGAAGGATTGTATTGAGAAAATTTTCCTTGACCTTTTCTTCATCATCCTCacccatgtatatatacaaatacctatgtaaaagaaaataacaaaaatatttattgtatttACACTTGTCCTAATATTATTGGTCTATGTCATAATAGAAAATTATTCCCTCATGTGCCATTCACATTAGGGATGTGTAAATATCTATAGCTGGATTAGCTCATCCTACGTTGAGATATGTCCAGCAAATACATGAAAGAAACGCCACGATGAGTCCACGTGGCAAAATCTGGTCTTATACACGATGGAAGTCTCTAGATCACAAACAAGATCCGATCTTGTCCAAAATCATTTGCTTCATCCTGTCTCTTCTATCCTCGTCTTCTCGTTGTCATCGACGATGGCACGTCCAGCAAGACCATAGGGTTTCTTCATCTTAACACATGAAAAAGCCTTTGAGAGCTTCTGGTTTGTCAACTTTCTCCAAACCATCAGATTAAGGTtccattttgttaattttttatctaCCATAGTAATAGTATAATTGATGTCGTCGAAGCAGCATATATCATCTACTATCCAAAATGACATTTTgtttgtatatgcatgtatattgGGTGTTAGATTTGGCATACAAAACTAatattatgaaaaataaataaaagattttaaagTATCATAACAGTAGAAATATCTTATTGCATTGAAATTTATAAAACTCATACAATGTGAAAGCTAGAGGAGGACTTACGCACTATGATAATTAAAATGGACATGTGAAATTGGTGGGACTAACTAATTTGCCGTACCTAATAAATTCTAGGAAAGCAAGAGATTCAGTACACCACCCATTAACATCTGCTCTACCTCTCAAAAGTGGTGGAAGAAACAACCAAAAACTGGTGTGCAACATAAAACTGAGTGTTAATGGGACTGAGATAATCCTAGGAACCCAAGTTTTGCCATTCCACAATTTCTTTATAACAATTTCCAGAGTCACAGTCACCCCCTGAATGATAAAGTAGCCAAAGACTTTCCCATTGGGTTTCAATCTTCCCGTGTAGTAAAAAAGCAGCTCATGCATTAGCCCAGAAACTAAAAATGTCGTGAGCACAGCGGGAAGTGAGACCCACTTCCTAGGGATCCAGTTCATTGCTATCGATCGTACGGGATTGTATATGGTCAAACGGAGTATACTGGTTACTCTACGGTTCCATCTCCTGCCCCAGAAATTTTGAACTGAGCTAGACATGTAAGGCTCATCAAAGGGTGGCTCGACCTCGACTCTACTAAACGCTTGGACCATTGTCCTAACCATAGTCAATAGGATCTCTAGCATGAAGTAAATGTGTAGGCAATAGAAGGAGAGGATGATTTTTGGATGCAAATAGTCTTTATAGTTGTACATCCTTATCATAATGGCTAGAAGAGTAATCTTGGCAACATGATTCAAAGTTGATTTTGGTCTGATCTTTTTAATGGTTTCAACATCACTAATTGATGAATTTTGAAACTCTATAGGCAAACAAGCCAAGGGAATAAATGTTGAAAGTGGGAGGGGTTGGGTTGATACCAAAGGGCCTCACTACTAAAAAGACAGTGAAATTCGACCAAAATTTTCGACCACACCCGGTCGAAAAAGGCCAAATTTCGACCAAAATATCGACCGCAAGGCATGGTCGCTAACAGctagggtgaaatttttttcgacCTCACGTGGTCGAAAATTTTCGACCTCACGCGGTCAAAATAAATTTTCTACCTAACGCGgtcgaaaaaattatttttatttaactattaataaaaaatttcgaCCGCACGCGGtcgaaaatattaatttgacaCAAATATTATTTAACGTTTTCGACCTCTTTTGGTCGaaatatgataaaataaaaaaaaaaattttcagaatttcGACCGTATGAGGTCGAAATTTAGCAATATTGTTGCCagatttcgacctcatgaggtcgaaatttaAAATGTTGCCCAGAATTTC
Coding sequences within it:
- the LOC132035053 gene encoding acyl-CoA--sterol O-acyltransferase 1-like, whose translation is MEAAFSKPIVEMVSINQEIHKFLVAWTIVLACLCYSHTTAKFFPKGKSRFLAIIPIVFVFFILPLYLTSAHLGFTPVLFITWLANFKLLLFAFGKGPLVSTQPLPLSTFIPLACLPIEFQNSSISDVETIKKIRPKSTLNHVAKITLLAIMIRMYNYKDYLHPKIILSFYCLHIYFMLEILLTMVRTMVQAFSRVEVEPPFDEPYMSSSVQNFWGRRWNRRVTSILRLTIYNPVRSIAMNWIPRKWVSLPAVLTTFLVSGLMHELLFYYTGRLKPNGKVFGYFIIQGVTVTLEIVIKKLWNGKTWVPRIISVPLTLSFMLHTSFWLFLPPLLRGRADVNGWCTESLAFLEFIRYGKLVSPTNFTCPF